The following coding sequences lie in one Polynucleobacter asymbioticus genomic window:
- the kdsA gene encoding 3-deoxy-8-phosphooctulonate synthase, translated as MSAFKLCGFDVGLDQRFFLIAGPCVIESEQSALDIAGELKEITSALGVPFIYKSSFDKANRSSGTSFRGLGMEKGLEILARVKREVGVPVLTDIHDISEIAPVSKVVDVLQTPAFLCRQTDFIRACAQSGKPVNFKKGQFLSPHEMLNVIDKARAAASEMNLPDQFMVCERGASFGYNNLVSDMRSLAILREAKAPVVFDATHSVQLPGGQGNASGGQREFVPVLARAAVAVGISGLFMETHPDPAKALSDGPNAVPLNRMKELLTSLVAIDSVVKKPGSFLEDSFK; from the coding sequence ATGAGTGCATTTAAGTTATGTGGTTTCGATGTTGGTTTGGATCAACGCTTTTTTTTGATTGCGGGTCCATGCGTCATTGAATCTGAGCAATCGGCTTTAGATATTGCTGGTGAACTAAAAGAAATTACTTCTGCATTAGGCGTTCCATTTATCTACAAGTCTTCTTTTGATAAAGCCAACCGTTCCTCAGGTACTTCTTTCCGTGGTTTAGGGATGGAGAAGGGTCTTGAGATTTTGGCTCGCGTTAAAAGAGAAGTCGGTGTTCCAGTATTGACTGATATTCATGACATCAGTGAAATTGCGCCCGTATCCAAGGTGGTTGATGTGCTTCAGACGCCAGCATTCTTATGCAGACAGACTGATTTCATTCGAGCTTGTGCTCAGAGTGGTAAGCCCGTTAATTTTAAGAAGGGTCAATTCTTATCACCTCATGAAATGCTCAACGTGATTGATAAAGCACGTGCAGCCGCTTCTGAAATGAATCTGCCAGATCAGTTTATGGTTTGTGAGAGAGGCGCCTCTTTTGGTTACAACAATCTAGTTTCAGATATGCGTAGTTTGGCAATTCTTCGTGAAGCAAAGGCACCAGTTGTTTTTGATGCAACGCATTCAGTTCAGCTTCCTGGCGGACAGGGTAATGCAAGTGGTGGGCAGCGCGAGTTTGTTCCTGTATTAGCCCGTGCTGCAGTTGCAGTAGGTATTAGTGGCTTATTTATGGAGACGCATCCTGACCCAGCTAAAGCGCTTTCAGATGGCCCAAATGCTGTACCGCTAAATCGCATGAAAGAACTGCTGACTTCTTTAGTGGCAATTGATTCTGTCGTGAAGAAGCCCGGATCATTTTTAGAAGATAGCTTTAAGTAA
- the ftsB gene encoding cell division protein FtsB, with protein MRIVIYSMLLLLIAIQYPLWLGKGGWLKVYEMEKQLELQQAKNSLLSLRNAKLTGDVKDLKEGTRAIEERARVEHGMLKEGEFFVQILPTEKSASNASDGEKPATTKQ; from the coding sequence ATGCGTATCGTCATCTACTCCATGCTGCTATTGCTCATTGCAATACAGTACCCACTTTGGTTGGGTAAGGGTGGGTGGCTTAAGGTTTATGAGATGGAAAAGCAACTCGAGCTGCAGCAAGCTAAAAATAGCCTGCTCAGCTTACGCAATGCGAAGCTGACAGGTGACGTGAAGGACTTAAAAGAAGGAACTCGCGCAATTGAAGAACGGGCTCGTGTTGAGCACGGTATGCTAAAGGAGGGCGAGTTCTTTGTGCAAATTCTGCCAACCGAAAAATCAGCTAGCAATGCATCTGATGGCGAAAAGCCAGCAACTACTAAGCAATAA
- the eno gene encoding phosphopyruvate hydratase, with translation MSAIVDIIGREVLDSRGNPTVECDVLLESGVMGRAAVPSGASTGSREAIELRDGDKARYLGKGVLKAVQNINIEIAESILGLDASEQAFLDRTLIELDGTHNKARLGANATLAVSMAVARAAAEEAGLPLYRYFGGSGGMQLPVPMMNIVNGGAHANNSLDIQEFMVMPVGAQSFREALRCGAEIFHELKKILGAQGMPTTVGDEGGFAPNFKSNQECLQTIMKAIEGAGYQAGEDVLLALDCAASEFYKDGKYHLSGEGLQLSSSEFSDYLGNLADQFPIVSIEDGMHESDWDGWADITQKLGKKIQLVGDDLFVTNTRILKEGIEKGIANSILIKINQIGTLTETFAAIEMAKRANYTAVISHRSGETEDSTIADIAVGTNAGQIKTGSLSRSDRIAKYNQLLRIEEDLGDVATYPGKSVFYNLKR, from the coding sequence ATGAGCGCCATTGTTGACATTATCGGTAGAGAAGTTTTAGATTCACGCGGCAACCCAACGGTGGAGTGTGATGTATTGCTCGAGTCTGGTGTTATGGGTCGCGCAGCAGTACCCTCAGGTGCATCAACAGGTTCACGTGAAGCCATTGAGCTTCGTGATGGCGATAAGGCACGTTACTTAGGTAAGGGCGTTCTTAAGGCTGTTCAGAACATCAATATCGAGATTGCTGAATCGATCTTGGGTCTAGATGCAAGTGAACAAGCATTTCTCGATCGCACTTTGATTGAGTTAGATGGAACGCACAATAAAGCACGCTTAGGTGCTAATGCTACCTTGGCCGTTTCTATGGCTGTGGCACGTGCAGCTGCTGAAGAGGCAGGCTTGCCTTTATATCGCTACTTCGGTGGATCAGGCGGGATGCAGCTACCTGTACCAATGATGAATATTGTTAACGGTGGAGCACATGCCAATAACAGCTTAGATATTCAAGAATTTATGGTGATGCCGGTTGGCGCCCAAAGCTTTCGTGAAGCCTTGCGTTGCGGTGCTGAAATCTTTCATGAATTAAAGAAAATTTTAGGCGCCCAAGGCATGCCAACTACGGTCGGTGACGAAGGTGGTTTTGCCCCAAACTTCAAGAGCAATCAAGAGTGTTTACAGACCATCATGAAGGCTATTGAGGGTGCAGGCTATCAAGCGGGTGAAGATGTCTTATTGGCTTTGGATTGTGCTGCGAGTGAGTTCTATAAGGATGGCAAGTACCACTTGTCAGGCGAAGGCTTGCAACTATCTTCAAGTGAATTCTCGGACTACCTTGGTAACTTAGCTGATCAATTCCCGATCGTATCTATTGAAGATGGAATGCACGAGAGTGATTGGGATGGATGGGCTGACATTACTCAAAAATTAGGCAAGAAGATTCAATTGGTTGGAGATGATCTATTTGTTACCAACACCCGCATTCTCAAAGAAGGTATCGAGAAGGGTATTGCTAACTCCATCCTTATTAAGATCAATCAAATTGGTACATTGACTGAAACTTTTGCTGCGATTGAAATGGCTAAGCGTGCTAACTACACCGCAGTAATTTCTCATCGCTCTGGTGAGACGGAAGACAGCACGATTGCTGATATTGCAGTTGGTACGAATGCTGGTCAGATTAAGACTGGCTCTTTGTCCCGCTCTGATCGCATTGCCAAGTACAACCAGTTATTGCGTATTGAAGAAGACTTGGGTGATGTTGCTACTTATCCAGGTAAATCTGTTTTCTACAACCTGAAGCGCTAA
- a CDS encoding CTP synthase: MTKYVFVTGGVVSSLGKGIAAASLAAILESRGLKVTLLKLDPYINVDPGTMSPLQHGEVFVTEDGAETDLDLGHYERFVSAKMRKSNNFTTGQIYESVISKERRGEYLGKTVQVIPHITNEIQAFVERGAKASHDGNADIAICEIGGTVGDIESLPFLEAARQMSIRLPRHSCAFVHLTLVPYLSSAGELKTKPTQHSVQKLREIGIMPTVLLCRADRPIPEDERSKISLFSNVREEAVISVWDVDTIYKIPEMLQAQGMDDLICRELDIQAKPADLSVWANLVYELANPQHEVTIGMVGKYVELTESYKSLIEALRHAGIHNHTRVNINYIDSEAIEKDGVDCLQNLDAILVPGGFGKRGTEGKIAAIRYARENKVPYLGICLGMQLAVIEFARHVANITQANSTEFDPETESPVVALITEWLDREGRVEKRTNDSDLGGTMRLGSQRCPVKVGTLAHEIYGPEVNERHRHRYEVNNVYVPRLEKSGLIISARTPNESLPEMMELPSTMHPWFFGVQFHPEFTSTPRHGHPLFSAFIKASLMHQAAVQKQAA; this comes from the coding sequence ATGACCAAATACGTTTTTGTCACTGGTGGTGTGGTTTCTTCTTTAGGGAAAGGAATCGCAGCTGCCTCGCTTGCCGCGATTCTCGAATCCCGCGGCCTGAAAGTCACCCTCCTAAAATTAGACCCTTATATCAACGTTGACCCTGGGACTATGAGCCCACTTCAACACGGCGAAGTGTTCGTAACCGAAGATGGCGCTGAGACTGACTTAGATCTGGGGCATTACGAGCGCTTTGTTTCTGCAAAGATGCGCAAGAGCAACAACTTTACTACTGGCCAGATCTACGAATCTGTTATCAGCAAAGAGCGACGTGGTGAGTACCTCGGCAAAACAGTGCAGGTGATTCCCCATATTACGAATGAGATTCAAGCATTTGTAGAGCGTGGAGCAAAAGCCAGCCATGATGGCAATGCTGATATTGCTATCTGCGAAATCGGGGGCACAGTAGGTGACATCGAGTCTCTGCCATTCCTTGAGGCAGCACGCCAAATGAGTATTCGCCTACCAAGGCACAGCTGCGCTTTTGTGCACCTTACCTTGGTTCCTTACTTGAGTAGCGCAGGCGAATTAAAAACCAAGCCGACTCAACACTCCGTTCAGAAGCTACGTGAAATTGGCATCATGCCCACAGTTCTTTTGTGTCGTGCAGACCGTCCTATCCCAGAGGATGAGCGCTCAAAGATTTCGCTTTTCTCTAATGTACGCGAAGAGGCTGTCATCTCTGTATGGGATGTAGATACCATCTATAAGATTCCTGAGATGCTTCAAGCGCAGGGTATGGATGATCTAATTTGTCGTGAGTTAGATATTCAGGCTAAGCCTGCAGATTTATCTGTTTGGGCTAATCTTGTTTACGAGCTAGCCAATCCCCAGCATGAAGTCACCATTGGTATGGTTGGAAAGTATGTTGAGTTAACTGAATCCTATAAGTCTTTGATCGAAGCCTTGCGTCATGCAGGTATTCATAACCATACTCGCGTGAATATCAATTACATTGACTCTGAAGCGATCGAAAAAGATGGTGTTGATTGTCTTCAGAATTTAGATGCGATCTTAGTACCCGGTGGTTTTGGTAAGCGGGGCACCGAAGGTAAAATTGCCGCCATTCGTTATGCCCGCGAGAACAAAGTGCCTTACCTTGGTATCTGTTTAGGTATGCAGTTAGCTGTGATCGAGTTTGCCCGTCATGTCGCCAATATTACACAAGCCAATAGCACTGAGTTTGATCCAGAGACTGAAAGTCCAGTAGTCGCCTTGATTACTGAGTGGCTTGACCGCGAAGGTCGTGTTGAGAAGCGCACTAATGATTCCGATCTTGGCGGGACTATGCGTTTAGGTTCACAGCGATGCCCAGTTAAAGTGGGTACCTTGGCTCATGAGATCTATGGGCCTGAGGTAAATGAGCGTCACCGTCATCGCTATGAAGTAAATAATGTTTATGTGCCACGCCTTGAGAAGTCTGGTCTCATTATTTCCGCCAGAACACCGAACGAATCTTTGCCTGAAATGATGGAGTTGCCGAGCACTATGCACCCTTGGTTCTTTGGTGTGCAGTTCCATCCAGAGTTCACCTCGACTCCTCGTCATGGCCATCCATTATTTTCCGCTTTCATTAAGGCTTCATTAATGCATCAAGCTGCTGTTCAAAAGCAAGCAGCCTAG
- a CDS encoding Hsp33 family molecular chaperone HslO, protein MNELLVFMCDGAPVRGEIVSISSAWQAVLERRNDPPVVRRILGDFVGAATLLSASLKFDGTLIIQAQSKGPIQLLVVECKSDLTMRATVKLSVDADSIDPNASLGELLDANNTGRLVITLDPSDRQPGQPPYQGIVALQEHRGTVIKPVTSAAEAIALYMQNSEQLDTRIWLSSNDTHVGGLLLQRLPDSGGHAHLDPQLAAEGWTRIQTLGETITNEELLTLTPETILRRLFLEESTESGVRSFPPRPVRFACRCSRAKVADVLRMLGEEEVESILAEQGAVETECDFCAKAYRFDAVDCRQVFKTDLLADATRPPSSGH, encoded by the coding sequence ATGAATGAATTACTTGTCTTTATGTGTGATGGCGCCCCGGTCCGCGGGGAAATTGTTTCTATTAGTAGCGCCTGGCAGGCCGTTTTAGAGCGTAGAAATGACCCGCCGGTAGTACGGCGGATCCTAGGCGACTTTGTGGGTGCAGCCACCCTCTTAAGCGCTAGCCTGAAATTTGATGGGACCTTGATTATTCAGGCTCAAAGCAAAGGCCCTATTCAGCTTCTCGTAGTTGAATGCAAGTCAGATCTGACAATGCGGGCAACCGTAAAGCTTTCCGTAGACGCCGACAGTATTGATCCCAATGCAAGCTTGGGTGAGCTACTGGACGCCAACAATACAGGCCGCCTAGTTATTACCCTGGATCCCTCTGACCGACAGCCTGGTCAACCACCCTATCAGGGCATTGTGGCTCTCCAAGAGCATCGTGGGACTGTCATTAAGCCCGTTACCAGTGCTGCTGAAGCTATCGCTCTATACATGCAGAATTCTGAGCAATTGGATACCCGTATTTGGTTATCATCAAACGACACCCATGTTGGTGGGTTACTTTTACAGCGCTTACCAGATTCTGGCGGTCATGCCCATCTTGACCCTCAACTTGCCGCCGAGGGCTGGACCAGAATTCAAACGCTTGGCGAAACCATTACCAATGAAGAGCTGCTGACCCTGACACCAGAAACCATCCTAAGACGCCTCTTTTTAGAAGAATCAACAGAAAGCGGTGTCCGCAGCTTCCCGCCCCGCCCTGTTCGGTTTGCTTGTCGTTGCTCGCGAGCTAAGGTTGCAGATGTCCTCAGAATGCTCGGCGAAGAAGAGGTAGAAAGCATCCTTGCAGAGCAAGGAGCAGTGGAAACGGAGTGTGATTTTTGCGCTAAAGCGTATCGCTTTGATGCAGTAGATTGCAGGCAAGTCTTCAAAACAGATCTTCTTGCAGATGCAACCAGGCCGCCATCAAGCGGACATTAA